GATCGGGATCAGCGTCGCCACGAGCGCGACCGTCTTCGCGGGCTTCGACCGGCTGGCCTCGATGTCGTCGCTCTCGGGCGTCGCGGTCGACCCCGCCGGCGTCGACCTCGCGCGAGACCAGTACCGCGTGTACGTGGCGACGCAGGCGACGATGCTCGCCTCGGGGTGGTTCGCGGGCGTCGCTAGCCGCGGGCGGTACGAGGCGCTCCTCCACTCGGGCTGTCTGGTCGCGGTCTGTCACCTGGTCTTCGCGGGAGCGGGGTTGGTGTGACGGACCTCGTCCGGCGGGGGCCCGACCCCGACCCCGACCGGGCCCAGACGGCCGTCGTCGGCGTCGCGATCCTCCTCGGGCTCACCGTCCTCGCCGTCGCCGGCCTGTCGGCAACCGCGGGCTCGATCGTCGAGGACGGCGCCGCGTCGGCGACGGCGACCCGGGTCGCGGACGATCTCGAAACCGCGCTCGGGCCGGCGTCCGGCGCGCGGACGACGACGCTCGCGCTCGATTCCGGGTCCGTGCGCGTCGTGAACCGCTCGGTGTGGGTCCTCGGCGAAGACGGAGTCGTCTGGGCCGGCCACGCCGGGGCGATCGTCTACGCCGACGGCGGCCACCGCGTCACGGGCTTCGCCGGCGCTGTCGTCCACCGCGACGACCGCGGGCGCCGCCTCCTCGCGCCGAGTCGGCTCGCGCCCGCGGACGACGCGCTGTACCTCGGCGTCCCGGTGTTGAACGCCAGCGGCGCCGACGGCGTCGCCACCGGCGGCCACGGGCTCGACGTCGCGCTCCGGACCGACGCGCGGGCCCGCCGGATCGACCTGCCGCCCGGGCGCTACCGCGTCGGCTTCGAGACCGAGACCCCGGCCGCGTGGGAGCGCCACCTCCGCGAGCGCGGGGCGACGACGACTCGCCGCGACGTCGACGGCGACGGCGTCTCGAGCGTCGTCGCCGCGTTCGACGGGCCGCGGCGGGTCCACCTGATCGTCCACGACGTCCGGCTCCGGGTGGCGGTGGGCCGATGAGCCGGCGGGCTTGCGGACCGGGAGCGCGGTCGACGACACCAGCGCAGTGCCGCGGTTCCGGACGCGACCGCGGGCTCTCGCCGGTCGTCGGCAAGACGCTCGAACTTGGGGTCGGCGTGCTGTTCGTCGCGCTCCTGACGGCGACGTTCTTCGGCGGGCTCGTCCCGGAGTACCGCACCGCCGTCGGTGCCGAACTGGGCGAGCGGGCGACCGTGGCGGCCGCCGAGCGGGTCGAGGCTGCCGTTCCCGGGGACCGCCCGGTCGGCGTCGACCGCCGCGTGACCGTTCGACTCCCGCCGACGATCCGAGGCGACCCGTACCGAATCGTCGCCGTCGCCGCGGACGGCGGGCCCGCGCTCCGGCTCGTCCATCCCGACCCCGCGATCGGCGGGCGCGTCCGGCTCGCCGTTCGGGCCGACGCGTCGGTCTCCGGGTCGTGGACCAGCACGTCGCCCTCCCGGGTTCTGGTCTCGACGACCGACCGTGCGGAGGGGACGGTCTCGGTACGTCTCGTCGACGCCGAGGCGGACCGATCGGGGGACGCGCCGTGACGGACCGCGCGCAGGCGAACCTGATCGGTTTCGCCGTGGCGGTGATCGTCGTCGTGACGGTCACCGTCGGCGGCGCGGGGCTCGCGACCGACGCCCTCGCCGACGCCGAGCGCGAGCCGGCCGCCATCCACGCCGCGGAGCGCCTGGCCGACTCCCTCGTCGCCGGCGACAGCGCGCACGCTCGGGGTCCGAACGTCCTCGACGCGGCGGCCACCGCGAATCTCACGCTCGTCGACGTCGACGCCGCGGCTCCGCCCGTGCGCGGCCGCCCGGTTCGGATCTCGCTCGGCGACGACGTGCTCCTGGCC
This is a stretch of genomic DNA from Halobellus sp. MBLA0158. It encodes these proteins:
- a CDS encoding DUF7289 family protein, producing the protein MTDLVRRGPDPDPDRAQTAVVGVAILLGLTVLAVAGLSATAGSIVEDGAASATATRVADDLETALGPASGARTTTLALDSGSVRVVNRSVWVLGEDGVVWAGHAGAIVYADGGHRVTGFAGAVVHRDDRGRRLLAPSRLAPADDALYLGVPVLNASGADGVATGGHGLDVALRTDARARRIDLPPGRYRVGFETETPAAWERHLRERGATTTRRDVDGDGVSSVVAAFDGPRRVHLIVHDVRLRVAVGR
- a CDS encoding DUF7266 family protein: MSRRACGPGARSTTPAQCRGSGRDRGLSPVVGKTLELGVGVLFVALLTATFFGGLVPEYRTAVGAELGERATVAAAERVEAAVPGDRPVGVDRRVTVRLPPTIRGDPYRIVAVAADGGPALRLVHPDPAIGGRVRLAVRADASVSGSWTSTSPSRVLVSTTDRAEGTVSVRLVDAEADRSGDAP